A segment of the Candidatus Stygibacter australis genome:
TTTGTTATACTTATCTCCCGGGCATCATGGGTATTAAGTACCGTACAATCTGAACCAGATCCTAAAAATATACATCCATCGATTATAATTGACTTTGCCTTATCTATGTAAACTATCCCCTCAGCATCTCCTGATGTGCATTCAAATATGCAATCCTCAATTTCAATGTCCGGTTCGTCGTAATAGCCTGTTCCGGGTCCTCCGATATCAATTACAAATTCATCCTCATCATTCTCTATAGTCAGATTTTCTAATCTGAAAGTATGGTAGTTAGTTGATCTATATTCCAGGGTTGTATTTTCATATCGGTTCTTAATAGATACATCTCCTATACCCACTATTGTCAGATCAATATCATCAATTGTTATATCTTCCTCCCAATAATCTCCACTACTGGGATAGATATGTATTTCATCTTCGCTGATGGTTTCATCTTCTATATCATCAATTGCATACTGGATGCAATCATAATCACCACCCTGTCCGGTTGGCTTTACAGTTACCACGGCTCCCAAAATAAAGGGTATTATGATAAAAACAGCTATTATCACTGATTTTACTTTACACATTGCCTACTCCTTTAAGCATTTTGGCAACACTAATTAATAACAGCCACTTTCTGCTGCTCTTGATAATTCCCAGCAAGTTTAATTCTTACGTAATAGATTCCGCTGCTTACTTTATTCCCTCTCTCATTCTGTAAATTCCAGTCTGCCTGATATACGCCTGCCTGCTGGCAGTAAATATTATAAACACTCCTCACCTTTTGCCCTTTGGCATTATAGATATCAAACTGGATATCTCCTTCTCTAACACCTCTCCAGCTTATGGTTACTGTCCCCTTTCTTAAACTGCCAGATACTGCCGGGTTGGGATATACATATAGCTGTTGGTCTGGGCAAATAACATCCTCATCTGTTCCGCTGCCCCAGGGATTAAATTCAAAGGCACCAATATCCACTGTCCTGCCTGTAATCCTTGGATTTCCTGCCAGATCAGTCTCTGGAAGTTCTATATCATAAGGCAATTCCGTTGTCCCGGCATCTATCAAGGGCGAATAAGCCAACGGTGCATAATCCTCATCCACCATCGGATCACTGTCAAAATTACCATACAGCCAGTTCAAAGTGGATGGAAAATCTCCCTCCAGTGGTATCCCTTCTTCTCTACCTTCAATCAAAGAATGGGATACATTGATTGTACTGCCCAGTGTGCCTCCGGCACCCGTATCAGCAGCAACTTGATAACCATCATTTCCATAAATACAACTGTTATAAATATTAAAATTACCACCTAATTGCGCAAGAACACAACCTAAGAAATAGTTATGATCATCGCAGGTATTGTTCATGATCGTGCAGTTGACCAGATTCGTCTCAGTATAACCAGAAGAACTCGTATTATACCCCCAGATATCACGATAATCAAAGCCGCTGAGATTGTCCGCTACCAAAGTATTGATTACATCCAGGCGTGCTCTCTCTCCGCTGTAATCATAATTTTGATGGGATATTGCTGATCTGGAATCTACTATCTGGCAATTTTCTACAATACTATGATTACCCGGTGCACTATTGTAGAGCAAAAAATGACACGACCCATTCTGCACAATTATATTGTTCATTGTAAACTCAATACTGGATGTAATATCAAATGCATATCCCGTGGAATCTGTTACTTTCAAATTCTGCATCCTTACCTGCAATGGATCAATATATTGTTGCTTAATTCTACAAATTCTTTGAGAATATCGAGGATTACTTATGAACGTCATATTGGATAATTCATACTCAAAGCCGCTAAAATAGTCTCTAATTATCGCTTTATCTTCTCCATTTAAGATCACATCATCCATACTATCGCCCACAAGACTTACATGGGCTTTCATGTTCAAGGGAAATAACTGGTCGTTTAGACTAGGACTATATGTACCATTTAGCAAATGAACAGTATTTGGATTATCTGGATTAGATACAGTCCTGGTTATTGCCCAGGCTATAGTTTTCATTGGTTCTTCCGGACTCGTGCCACTGTTGCAATCATCACCTTCCGGAGATACATAAAGATCCCCATCATGAAAATCATAATAGGCAGTATTAACATGTAGATCAAGATACTCCCAGTTTAATACATTTCCACCTGGAATTGAGTGTGAAATAAAATATCTATCTGGTTGTAAACAACTGAAAGTATCAAGATACACCTCAAAATATTGAGGATCATCTGGATCTATACCTCTTCCAATATCACATGAGTTAATACCATAATTTCCGTA
Coding sequences within it:
- a CDS encoding DUF1565 domain-containing protein — encoded protein: MMRKFFILFFLFSIIYIRCNTITVAQDSTGDFTVIQEAIESASNNDTILVYPGTYYENIDYIGKTLIIGSLYMITGNEEYKDTTILDGGGIARVVTVENYESVNTGIIGFTICNGFSDDGGGILIENSYLTIKNCIIEDNHALDAAGGILASAFSQILLSGTTIRNNTAERENGGLIISRTSNCIFDSLNLCNIYGNYGINSCDIGRGIDPDDPQYFEVYLDTFSCLQPDRYFISHSIPGGNVLNWEYLDLHVNTAYYDFHDGDLYVSPEGDDCNSGTSPEEPMKTIAWAITRTVSNPDNPNTVHLLNGTYSPSLNDQLFPLNMKAHVSLVGDSMDDVILNGEDKAIIRDYFSGFEYELSNMTFISNPRYSQRICRIKQQYIDPLQVRMQNLKVTDSTGYAFDITSSIEFTMNNIIVQNGSCHFLLYNSAPGNHSIVENCQIVDSRSAISHQNYDYSGERARLDVINTLVADNLSGFDYRDIWGYNTSSSGYTETNLVNCTIMNNTCDDHNYFLGCVLAQLGGNFNIYNSCIYGNDGYQVAADTGAGGTLGSTINVSHSLIEGREEGIPLEGDFPSTLNWLYGNFDSDPMVDEDYAPLAYSPLIDAGTTELPYDIELPETDLAGNPRITGRTVDIGAFEFNPWGSGTDEDVICPDQQLYVYPNPAVSGSLRKGTVTISWRGVREGDIQFDIYNAKGQKVRSVYNIYCQQAGVYQADWNLQNERGNKVSSGIYYVRIKLAGNYQEQQKVAVIN